In a genomic window of Oncorhynchus keta strain PuntledgeMale-10-30-2019 chromosome 28, Oket_V2, whole genome shotgun sequence:
- the LOC118361266 gene encoding probable G-protein coupled receptor 173 yields the protein MANGNESSEGLGGPMAAVVATTGGMAVGGPSSVVSTYIKLVLLGLIICISLVGNLVVSLLVLRDRALHKAPYYFLLDLCLADTIRSAVCFPFVLVSIKNGSAWTYSVLSCKVVAFMAVLFCFHAAFMLFCISVTRYMAIAHHRFYSKRMTFWTCVAVVCMVWTLSVAMAFPPVFDVGTYKFIREEDQCIFEHRYFKANDTLGFMLMLAVLILATHVVYMKLLLFEYKHRKMKPVQMVPAISQNWTFHGPGATGQAAANWIAGFGRGPMPPTLLGIRQNLHNQNRRLLGMEEFKAEKQLGRMFYVITLLFLVLWSPYIVACYWRVFVKACTIPHRYLSTTVWMSFAQAGVNPIVCFFLNKDLKKGLLAHLPACCRTKPHLPREPYFVM from the coding sequence ATGGCCAATGGCAACGAGAGTAGCGAGGGGCTTGGCGGTCCCATGGCTGCAGTGGTGGCCACGACGGGAGGAATGGCAGTCGGGGGCCCATCGTCGGTCGTGTCCACATACATCAAACTGGTCCTACTGGGTCTGATCATCTGCATCAGCCTGGTGGGCAACCTGGTGGTGTCTCTGCTGGTCCTCAGGGACCGGGCCCTGCACAAGGCCCCCTACTACTTCCTGTTGGACCTGTGCCTGGCCGACACCATCCGCTCGGCCGTCTGCTTCCCCTTCGTGCTGGTGTCCATTAAGAACGGCTCGGCCTGGACCTACAGCGTGCTCAGCTGCAAGGTGGTGGCCTTCATGGCCGTGCTCTTCTGCTTCCATGCCGCCTTCATGCTCTTTTGCATCAGCGTGACACGTTACATGGCCATCGCCCACCACCGCTTCTACTCCAAGCGCATGACCTTCTGGACGTGCGTGGCAGTGGTGTGCATGGTGTGGACGCTGTCAGTGGCCATGGCCTTCCCACCCGTCTTCGATGTGGGCACCTACAAGTTCATCCGCGAGGAGGACCAGTGCATCTTCGAGCACCGCTACTTTAAGGCAAACGACACACTGGGCTTTATGCTGATGCTGGCCGTGCTGATCTTGGCCACACACGTGGTCTACATGAAGCTGCTGCTCTTCGAGTACAAGCACCGCAAGATGAAGCCTGTCCAGATGGTGCCAGCCATCAGCCAAAACTGGACCTTCCACGGGCCCGGCGCTACCGGCCAGGCAGCAGCCAACTGGATCGCAGGCTTTGGCCGGGGTCCCATGCCACCCACCCTGCTGGGCATCCGGCAGAACTTGCACAACCAGAACCGGCGCCTGCTGGGCATGGAGGAGTTCAAGGCAGAGAAGCAGCTTGGCAGGATGTTCTATGTGATCACCCTGTTGTTCCTGGTGCTGTGGTCGCCCTACATAGTGGCCTGCTACTGGCGGGTGTTTGTCAAGGCCTGCACCATACCGCACCGATACCTCTCCACCACCGTATGGATGAGCTTTGCCCAGGCAGGGGTCAATCCCATCGTCTGCTTCTTCCTCAACAAGGACCTGAAGAAGGGGCTCCTGGCCCACCTGCCAGCCTGCTGTAGGACTAAACCTCATCTGCCCCGAGAGCCTTACTTTGTCATGTGA